The proteins below come from a single Mya arenaria isolate MELC-2E11 chromosome 6, ASM2691426v1 genomic window:
- the LOC128238294 gene encoding uncharacterized protein LOC128238294 isoform X1, with protein sequence MVRTLKKQRPGCPLTLTIEKACRPSHKQQRGCKYKRGQWSECDGTTNIKTMVKTLKRGDPASCPPTQTKEKICKRKHAGLKDNCKYRKAGRWSTCDMKTGLISREMVLKKGDANVCLPSKTVTKSCSKKRGNRGKSGCKYDKSVWSPCDAATNKVTRTLTLVSGDPTLCNATKTQTKRCKDKHLRPHLCKYRRTSWGECDPGTNMREMVKTLKRGDPSKCEPTQTIERKCRSSRNTKVCKYKKEPWSACDPTTNLIMRRQVLQSGPATCRSVKEYTRKCKKECRFVSGEWSECDIESEQMTRVDNLRPGSLETCPSTRVLNKPCGRKEKRCVYGEADWLECDSSDQPVRTRTQPLLSGGPSCLPERVTTKSCKKKNGQERCFYGPWQAYDECQNGVRKKIRTVLQGGLECERKSVKMKAC encoded by the exons ATGGTGAGAACACTGAAGAAACAACGACCAGGATGTCCTCTTACACTCACCATAGAGAAGGCCTGTAGGCCCAGCCACAAACAACAGCGAG GGTGCAAATACAAGCGAGGGCAGTGGAGCGAATGTGATGGTACAACTAACATCAAAACGATGGTTAAAACTTTGAAACGTGGTGATCCTGCGTCCTGTCCTCCAACTCAGACTAAAGAAAAAATTTGCAAGCGTAAACATGCTGGACTCAAAG ATAACTGCAAGTACCGGAAGGCTGGTCGCTGGAGCACGTGTGACATGAAAACAGGGCTGATATCCCGGGAAATGGTACTGAAGAAAGGGGATGCAAATGTCTGTCTTCCCAGCAAAACTGTTACTAAGTCATGTAGTAAAAAGCGTGGAAATAGAGGCAAGTCAG GTTGTAAGTATGACAAGAGTGTCTGGAGTCCATGTGATGCAGCAACGAACAAGGTGACACGCACCCTGACCCTCGTTTCTGGTGACCCTACATTATGTAACGCGACCAAGACACAGACCAAGAGATGCAAGGACAAGCACCTTAGACCTCACT TATGCAAGTATCGTCGTACATCATGGGGAGAATGTGACCCAGGGACAAACATGCGCGAGATGGTGAAGACACTGAAACGTGGGGACCCATCCAAGTGCGAACCCACACAGACGATTGAGCGGAAGTGTCGGTCCAGCAGGAACACAAAAG TGTGCAAGTACAAGAAGGAGCCATGGTCAGCCTGTGACCCAACTACAAACCTAATAATGCGCCGACAGGTGCTGCAATCAGGCCCTGCCACATGTCGGTCTGTGAAAGAGTATACACGCAAGTGTAAGAAAG AATGTCGGTTTGTATCAGGAGAATGGTCGGAATGTGATATTGAATCAGAACAGATGACGAGAGTTGACAATCTTCGCCCCGGGTCTCTTGAAACCTGCCCATCTACAAGAGTACTTAACAAGCCATGTGGCAGGAAGGAAAAAC GTTGTGTGTATGGAGAGGCGGACTGGTTGGAGTGTGACTCATCAGACCAGCCAGTGCGTACGCGTACGCAACCCCTTTTGTCCGGTGGACCAAGCTGTTTACCAGAACGTGTCACAACCAAGTCGTGCAAGAAGAAAAATGGCCAAG AGAGGTGTTTCTACGGGCCCTGGCAGGCATATGACGAGTGTCAAAACGGTGTGAGGAAGAAGATTAGAACAGTGCTACAGGGCGGGCTTGAGTGTGAACGCAAGTCAGTCAAGATGAAGGCCTGCTAG
- the LOC128238294 gene encoding uncharacterized protein LOC128238294 isoform X2, protein MVRTLKKQRPGCPLTLTIEKACRPSHKQQRGCKYKRGQWSECDGTTNIKTMVKTLKRGDPASCPPTQTKEKICKRKHAGLKDNCKYRKAGRWSTCDMKTGLISREMVLKKGDANVCLPSKTVTKSCSKKRGNRGCKYDKSVWSPCDAATNKVTRTLTLVSGDPTLCNATKTQTKRCKDKHLRPHLCKYRRTSWGECDPGTNMREMVKTLKRGDPSKCEPTQTIERKCRSSRNTKVCKYKKEPWSACDPTTNLIMRRQVLQSGPATCRSVKEYTRKCKKECRFVSGEWSECDIESEQMTRVDNLRPGSLETCPSTRVLNKPCGRKEKRCVYGEADWLECDSSDQPVRTRTQPLLSGGPSCLPERVTTKSCKKKNGQERCFYGPWQAYDECQNGVRKKIRTVLQGGLECERKSVKMKAC, encoded by the exons ATGGTGAGAACACTGAAGAAACAACGACCAGGATGTCCTCTTACACTCACCATAGAGAAGGCCTGTAGGCCCAGCCACAAACAACAGCGAG GGTGCAAATACAAGCGAGGGCAGTGGAGCGAATGTGATGGTACAACTAACATCAAAACGATGGTTAAAACTTTGAAACGTGGTGATCCTGCGTCCTGTCCTCCAACTCAGACTAAAGAAAAAATTTGCAAGCGTAAACATGCTGGACTCAAAG ATAACTGCAAGTACCGGAAGGCTGGTCGCTGGAGCACGTGTGACATGAAAACAGGGCTGATATCCCGGGAAATGGTACTGAAGAAAGGGGATGCAAATGTCTGTCTTCCCAGCAAAACTGTTACTAAGTCATGTAGTAAAAAGCGTGGAAATAGAG GTTGTAAGTATGACAAGAGTGTCTGGAGTCCATGTGATGCAGCAACGAACAAGGTGACACGCACCCTGACCCTCGTTTCTGGTGACCCTACATTATGTAACGCGACCAAGACACAGACCAAGAGATGCAAGGACAAGCACCTTAGACCTCACT TATGCAAGTATCGTCGTACATCATGGGGAGAATGTGACCCAGGGACAAACATGCGCGAGATGGTGAAGACACTGAAACGTGGGGACCCATCCAAGTGCGAACCCACACAGACGATTGAGCGGAAGTGTCGGTCCAGCAGGAACACAAAAG TGTGCAAGTACAAGAAGGAGCCATGGTCAGCCTGTGACCCAACTACAAACCTAATAATGCGCCGACAGGTGCTGCAATCAGGCCCTGCCACATGTCGGTCTGTGAAAGAGTATACACGCAAGTGTAAGAAAG AATGTCGGTTTGTATCAGGAGAATGGTCGGAATGTGATATTGAATCAGAACAGATGACGAGAGTTGACAATCTTCGCCCCGGGTCTCTTGAAACCTGCCCATCTACAAGAGTACTTAACAAGCCATGTGGCAGGAAGGAAAAAC GTTGTGTGTATGGAGAGGCGGACTGGTTGGAGTGTGACTCATCAGACCAGCCAGTGCGTACGCGTACGCAACCCCTTTTGTCCGGTGGACCAAGCTGTTTACCAGAACGTGTCACAACCAAGTCGTGCAAGAAGAAAAATGGCCAAG AGAGGTGTTTCTACGGGCCCTGGCAGGCATATGACGAGTGTCAAAACGGTGTGAGGAAGAAGATTAGAACAGTGCTACAGGGCGGGCTTGAGTGTGAACGCAAGTCAGTCAAGATGAAGGCCTGCTAG
- the LOC128238296 gene encoding uncharacterized protein LOC128238296, producing MSTSVFLVALCLMVTMVVAQTSPSKKQCLSKGTSTWTACTDNKMNQTFTSTFTGCSTDPLVQVLNCTYSKTKASKKRDCAKTIMDDLTTCATGAIFNRTYSEAGTQCKVRKQTAKKSTEMDCNKFYKVKGEKVKGEKKAGKKASKKAKRINRKSKRIGKDENMN from the exons ATGTCGACAAGCGTGTTCCTTGTTGCGTTGTGTTTGATGGTTACCATGGTGGTGGCCCAGACATCCCCATCAAAAAAGCAGTGTT TGTCTAAAGGCACTTCCACATGGACAGCATGTACCGACAACAAGATGAATCAGACATTTACATCCACCTTTACGGGGTGTTCTACTGATCCTCTCGTTCAGGTGCTTAACTGTACTTACTCCAAAACAAAAG CATCCAAAAAGAGGGACTGTGCGAAAACGATCATGGATGATCTGACAACCTGCGCAACTGGTGCAATTTTTAACCGCACTTACAGCGAGGCTGGCACCCAATGTAAAGTCAGAAAACAAACTGCCAAAAAATCTACTGAAATGGATTGTAACAAGTTCTACAAAGTGAAGGGAGAGAAAGTGAAGGGAGAGAAGAAAGCTGGAAAGAAGGCGAGCAAAAAGGCCAAAA GAATCAATCGCAAGAGCAAGAGAATCGGTAAGGATGAAAACATGAATTAA